The following coding sequences lie in one Thalassoglobus polymorphus genomic window:
- a CDS encoding transcription antitermination factor NusB, producing the protein MSSPQSGSNRDRRPKNQGRHSNKKKFVKSGASNARWFAFKALQANRERDVFVSRILDDQFKSKTIPSVDRKMATELANETVRRRATLDAILTAFVTRPQENVEADLWTILQLGCLQLACLPHIASHAAVHETVQLCEELRNAQAKPFINGVLRNIGRSVVSREEVEDLDLAELGPRQLPLLSLRGRDKKYEIATFDRDIFTNPADDALAYISQVSSLPEWLLQRLTPEEADKNQMLKSGLWMTIPGRMSLRVNLLQTDREKVLDVLEAAELSAHPGTLPEAIELDGSVAIIDLPGYREGWFSVQDLSAMSSADLLNPQPGEKILDLCAAPGGKSTHIAERLKNEGRVVACDTAGNRIRIINENAGRLQLPCIETHLIHEDGSDIPSEDYDAAIVDVPCSNTGVLGKRPEARWRIMPTTFRELIPLQMRLLKDAMSRVRPGGRVVYSTCSIDFEENRGVVDAVLSKHPEFHVAEERIHHPGEPADGGYQALLIRSEPSPV; encoded by the coding sequence ATGAGTTCTCCACAGAGTGGTTCCAATCGTGATCGTCGTCCCAAAAATCAGGGCCGTCATTCGAATAAAAAGAAGTTCGTCAAAAGCGGAGCTTCCAATGCCAGATGGTTCGCTTTTAAAGCGTTGCAGGCAAATCGCGAGCGAGATGTCTTTGTCTCCAGAATTCTGGATGACCAGTTCAAGTCGAAAACGATCCCTTCGGTCGATCGTAAAATGGCGACAGAACTCGCCAACGAAACAGTCCGCAGGCGGGCGACTTTAGATGCCATTCTCACTGCGTTTGTGACTCGTCCACAGGAGAATGTCGAAGCCGATTTGTGGACAATTTTACAACTTGGTTGCCTGCAACTCGCCTGTCTGCCACACATCGCTTCACACGCTGCCGTTCACGAAACAGTTCAGCTTTGTGAAGAGCTGCGAAATGCTCAGGCAAAGCCTTTCATTAACGGCGTCCTGAGAAACATCGGTCGCAGCGTGGTCAGCCGGGAAGAGGTCGAAGACCTTGATCTGGCTGAACTCGGACCGCGTCAGCTTCCGCTGCTCTCATTGAGGGGACGCGACAAGAAGTACGAAATTGCGACTTTCGACCGGGACATCTTTACGAATCCCGCTGACGATGCGCTTGCTTACATCTCTCAGGTGAGCAGCTTACCGGAGTGGCTGCTTCAGCGACTCACCCCAGAAGAGGCTGACAAAAACCAGATGTTGAAATCGGGTTTGTGGATGACGATTCCTGGTCGGATGTCTTTGCGAGTGAACCTGCTGCAAACCGATCGAGAGAAAGTTCTCGATGTTTTGGAAGCTGCGGAGTTGTCAGCTCATCCTGGAACGCTGCCTGAAGCGATCGAACTCGATGGCAGCGTCGCGATTATCGATTTGCCCGGCTACCGCGAAGGCTGGTTCAGTGTGCAGGATCTCTCAGCGATGTCCTCAGCCGATCTTCTCAATCCACAACCGGGTGAGAAAATTCTCGATTTGTGTGCCGCTCCCGGTGGGAAGTCGACTCACATTGCCGAGCGTCTCAAGAACGAAGGTCGAGTTGTTGCTTGCGACACCGCAGGGAATCGAATTCGGATTATCAACGAAAATGCCGGACGGTTACAACTCCCCTGTATCGAAACCCACCTCATCCATGAAGACGGCAGCGACATCCCCAGCGAAGACTACGATGCTGCCATTGTTGATGTTCCCTGCTCGAACACCGGAGTGCTTGGAAAACGGCCCGAAGCCCGCTGGCGCATCATGCCAACCACATTCCGTGAGTTAATCCCTCTTCAGATGCGGTTGTTGAAAGATGCGATGAGCCGGGTCCGACCCGGTGGACGTGTCGTCTATTCCACATGCAGCATCGACTTCGAAGAGAACCGAGGTGTTGTCGATGCGGTGCTGTCGAAACATCCCGAGTTTCATGTGGCAGAAGAACGAATCCACCACCCCGGCGAACCCGCCGACGGTGGGTATCAAGCATTACTCATCCGCTCAGAACCCTCGCCCGTTTAA
- a CDS encoding PIN domain-containing protein gives MKVFIDTSAILPEFARWRRGQKESQTSLFTNQTIERVTFEKCIFECYMAFRGVGGKKPDEGRGDWASRHLKGDSDPRTLDTMTNKYHEQSYETAHFWINNIDGIDVSPEQEAKMFQYVVDPDREGLHEDFETLRSLDRNRRAFDSLCHELRRFLEVQAVVTVPYISVFDAQWNKRDVVSHPCILDSLVRATAIPSEDFEIVFAAMRSKCDLFVTEDRRLIRAAHSLGLNLPLCAGQFCLVSDFEHTLTLHQ, from the coding sequence ATGAAAGTTTTTATTGATACATCTGCAATACTGCCTGAGTTTGCGAGATGGCGCCGAGGTCAGAAAGAGTCACAAACTTCTCTTTTCACCAATCAAACGATCGAACGAGTCACGTTTGAGAAGTGCATTTTCGAGTGCTACATGGCATTTCGAGGCGTTGGAGGAAAGAAGCCGGATGAGGGGCGTGGGGATTGGGCGAGTAGGCACTTGAAGGGAGATTCGGATCCTAGGACACTCGACACAATGACCAACAAGTATCACGAACAGAGCTATGAAACGGCGCACTTCTGGATCAACAACATTGATGGCATTGACGTCAGCCCCGAGCAAGAAGCGAAAATGTTTCAATATGTAGTCGACCCTGATCGTGAGGGATTGCATGAAGATTTTGAAACACTCCGAAGCTTAGATCGCAACCGTCGGGCATTTGACAGCCTCTGCCACGAATTGAGGAGGTTTCTCGAAGTACAGGCTGTTGTGACCGTACCGTACATCAGTGTATTTGACGCCCAGTGGAACAAAAGAGATGTAGTTTCGCATCCATGCATACTTGACAGTTTGGTACGTGCCACAGCAATCCCTTCCGAAGACTTCGAGATTGTATTCGCAGCAATGCGCAGCAAATGTGATCTATTTGTGACGGAAGATCGTCGGCTAATCCGTGCAGCGCACAGCCTGGGACTTAACCTACCTCTCTGCGCTGGGCAGTTCTGCTTGGTGTCCGATTTCGAGCATACATTGACTCTTCACCAGTGA
- a CDS encoding DUF1559 domain-containing protein has product MSLIRLRTGFTLVELIVVLTVVGILLGLLVPAVQQARESARRTQCRSHLKQFGIAIHGYHDVHRCVVPAIVDNSETSNIDCWGWGTFLLPHLDQGALYQKLNPQGGRSVFEDYFSEHGEIHPQGGKKLQIFQCPSSTLEDTTQFVGPRAMEAWRIGYGTTDYRGCMVGRSGTFVYVGPRDHVVRFSSFHDGLSQTLAMGEGAHPGKDGVGWPTWIGRVGSVNGLVIRPSTYHPINGKSKSKSGQYWTELGYSTTFSFHSGGCNFLMADGSVKFINENIEYLVYYSLMARSDEGRLANF; this is encoded by the coding sequence ATGTCGCTTATCAGGCTAAGAACGGGATTCACTCTCGTTGAGTTGATTGTTGTACTGACGGTTGTCGGAATCCTTTTGGGCTTACTGGTCCCTGCCGTGCAACAGGCGAGGGAGTCTGCCAGACGAACGCAATGTCGCAGCCATCTCAAGCAATTCGGAATTGCAATTCATGGGTATCATGATGTCCATCGATGCGTCGTTCCTGCAATTGTTGATAATTCTGAGACATCGAATATTGACTGCTGGGGATGGGGGACGTTTCTGCTTCCTCATCTTGATCAAGGGGCATTGTACCAGAAGTTAAATCCTCAAGGTGGGCGTTCTGTCTTTGAAGATTATTTCTCTGAGCATGGAGAAATTCATCCTCAAGGAGGGAAAAAATTACAGATCTTCCAATGTCCGTCTTCAACTCTCGAAGACACTACTCAATTTGTTGGCCCGAGAGCAATGGAGGCATGGAGGATCGGGTACGGAACAACGGACTATCGTGGATGCATGGTTGGTAGAAGCGGTACGTTTGTTTATGTCGGGCCTAGAGACCATGTCGTGCGGTTCAGCAGTTTCCATGATGGCCTCAGCCAGACTTTGGCAATGGGGGAAGGGGCGCATCCAGGTAAGGATGGAGTGGGATGGCCAACATGGATCGGGAGGGTCGGATCTGTTAACGGGTTAGTGATTCGACCTTCCACCTATCATCCGATTAATGGAAAGTCAAAGTCGAAATCTGGACAGTATTGGACGGAGCTAGGTTACTCAACGACATTCAGCTTTCACTCAGGGGGGTGCAATTTTCTGATGGCTGATGGGAGCGTGAAGTTCATCAACGAAAATATCGAATATTTGGTTTACTATTCACTAATGGCTCGAAGCGATGAGGGTCGGCTTGCGAATTTTTGA
- the acnA gene encoding aconitate hydratase AcnA yields the protein MSNANPFDAETTLSTKAGDFKIYQLQKLVDAGLGDISRLPYSIRVLLESALRNCDGFAISEDDIKNIASWSPKNTTATEIPFKPGRVVLQDFTGVPAVVDLAALREAMVKMGGDPKKINPLVQCDLVIDHSVQVDQFATKLALQFNVDKEFERNNERYQFLKWGQQAFQNFRVVPPATGIVHQVNLEYLAGVVLTSDGKAYPDSLVGTDSHTTMINGLGVVGWGVGGIEAEAVMLGQPIYMLLPEVVGFKLVGKLPEGATATDLVLTVTQMLRSHGVVGKFVEFYGPGLAGMSLPDRATLANMAPEYGATMGFFPVDDETLRYLERTGRSAEQIDLVEKYFKAQGMFLTPESPDPEFTATLELDMGTVEPSLAGPKRPQDRIVLTGMKSQWEQDLSATFGKSTKGGESTPESMTSEGGAAVATAVAEDPGLAGVPVEFDGKSFELKHGSVVIAAITSCTNTSNPSVMIGAGLLARNAIAKGLSSQPWVKTSLAPGSRVVTDYLANSGLNVPLDALGFNLVGYGCTTCIGNSGPLPEPISNAIQENDLVACSVLSGNRNFEGRVNPDVKANYLASPPLVVAYALAGTTDIDLTTEPIGQDSDGNDVFLKDIWPTQKEIADTIASAMSPEMFVKQYSESAAGPPEWQAISGAEGDLYAWDQQSTYVQEPPFFQDMDTEPAPIKSISGARCLVSVGDSTTTDHISPAGNIKADSPAGKYLQDNGIAAADFNSYGSRRGNDRVMTRGTFANIRLRNLLAPGTEGGMTTHIPSGEQMSIFDASLKYQEEGTPLVALAGKEYGTGSSRDWAAKGTQQLGIRVVIAESFERIHRSNLIGMGVLPLQFREGESREAFDLDGSEIFDVVLDDNLKPLQAVEVTARKANGDEVHFITTCRIDTPVEVEYYRNGGILHKVLRDLAKS from the coding sequence ATGAGTAATGCGAATCCATTTGATGCGGAAACCACCCTCTCGACAAAAGCGGGCGATTTCAAAATCTATCAGCTGCAAAAACTTGTTGATGCCGGTTTGGGCGACATCTCAAGGCTTCCCTACTCGATTCGAGTTCTCCTGGAATCTGCTCTTCGGAACTGCGATGGCTTCGCGATTTCCGAGGATGACATCAAGAATATCGCTTCCTGGAGCCCGAAAAACACCACAGCGACCGAAATTCCTTTCAAGCCGGGGCGCGTTGTCCTGCAGGATTTTACTGGTGTTCCCGCAGTTGTCGATCTGGCAGCTTTGCGTGAAGCGATGGTGAAGATGGGTGGCGATCCCAAGAAAATCAACCCGCTTGTGCAGTGCGATCTGGTGATCGACCACAGTGTCCAGGTGGACCAGTTTGCGACCAAACTGGCGTTGCAATTTAATGTCGATAAAGAATTTGAACGAAACAACGAGCGGTATCAATTCCTGAAATGGGGACAGCAGGCGTTTCAAAACTTCCGAGTTGTTCCACCAGCGACGGGGATTGTTCACCAGGTGAACTTAGAGTACCTCGCCGGCGTGGTTTTGACCTCCGATGGAAAAGCTTATCCCGATTCGCTCGTCGGGACAGATTCGCACACGACCATGATCAACGGGCTGGGCGTTGTTGGTTGGGGTGTCGGGGGTATCGAAGCTGAAGCTGTCATGCTTGGTCAGCCAATTTACATGCTCTTGCCAGAAGTTGTCGGCTTTAAACTCGTCGGCAAACTCCCCGAGGGAGCAACCGCGACCGACCTTGTGCTCACTGTCACTCAGATGCTGCGGTCTCACGGTGTGGTTGGGAAGTTCGTCGAATTCTACGGACCGGGACTGGCTGGAATGTCGCTGCCGGACCGGGCGACTCTCGCCAACATGGCACCTGAATATGGGGCGACGATGGGCTTCTTCCCTGTCGACGATGAAACGCTCCGCTATCTCGAACGAACAGGTCGTTCCGCCGAACAAATTGATCTTGTTGAAAAATACTTCAAGGCTCAGGGAATGTTCCTGACACCTGAATCTCCAGATCCAGAGTTTACTGCCACGCTCGAACTCGACATGGGAACAGTCGAGCCATCACTCGCTGGCCCCAAACGCCCGCAAGACCGAATTGTTCTGACGGGTATGAAGAGTCAGTGGGAACAGGATCTGAGTGCGACATTCGGGAAATCAACCAAAGGTGGTGAATCGACCCCAGAGTCCATGACTTCCGAAGGGGGAGCTGCGGTTGCAACTGCGGTTGCTGAAGACCCCGGACTCGCAGGGGTTCCCGTGGAGTTCGATGGCAAAAGCTTTGAGTTGAAGCATGGTTCTGTTGTCATCGCGGCAATTACCAGTTGTACGAACACGAGCAATCCGTCCGTAATGATCGGGGCGGGACTTTTGGCACGTAATGCAATTGCCAAGGGGCTCAGCAGCCAACCGTGGGTCAAGACAAGTCTCGCTCCTGGATCACGTGTGGTGACGGACTACCTCGCCAACTCGGGACTGAATGTTCCCCTCGACGCTCTTGGTTTCAACCTCGTCGGTTATGGCTGTACGACCTGTATTGGGAACTCTGGTCCGTTGCCAGAGCCGATCTCCAATGCGATTCAGGAGAACGATCTTGTTGCCTGTTCCGTCTTGTCGGGGAACCGAAACTTTGAAGGCCGCGTCAATCCAGACGTGAAAGCCAACTATCTTGCATCTCCTCCTTTGGTTGTCGCTTACGCACTTGCAGGCACAACCGATATTGATTTGACCACTGAGCCGATCGGTCAGGACAGTGATGGAAATGATGTGTTCCTCAAAGATATCTGGCCGACTCAAAAAGAGATCGCCGATACGATCGCCTCTGCGATGTCTCCGGAGATGTTCGTCAAACAATACTCTGAGTCGGCAGCTGGCCCACCAGAATGGCAGGCAATCTCTGGTGCAGAAGGAGACCTTTACGCTTGGGATCAGCAGAGCACATACGTGCAAGAGCCTCCGTTCTTCCAGGACATGGACACCGAGCCAGCACCAATCAAAAGCATCAGCGGCGCTCGCTGTCTTGTCAGTGTTGGAGATTCAACAACCACCGACCACATCAGTCCTGCCGGGAACATCAAAGCCGATTCTCCAGCTGGGAAGTACCTGCAAGACAACGGGATCGCCGCTGCCGACTTCAACAGCTATGGAAGCCGCCGTGGAAACGATCGCGTGATGACTCGCGGAACCTTCGCAAATATCCGGTTGCGAAATCTTCTCGCTCCCGGAACTGAAGGTGGAATGACAACTCACATTCCATCCGGTGAGCAAATGTCGATCTTCGATGCGTCGTTGAAGTACCAGGAAGAGGGAACTCCGCTTGTTGCACTGGCTGGCAAAGAATACGGCACCGGTTCCTCACGAGACTGGGCAGCCAAGGGGACACAGCAACTCGGAATTCGAGTTGTCATCGCAGAGAGTTTCGAACGAATCCACCGTTCCAACTTGATCGGAATGGGAGTGCTTCCTCTGCAGTTCCGCGAAGGGGAAAGCCGCGAAGCTTTCGACCTCGACGGAAGCGAAATCTTCGATGTTGTCCTCGACGATAACCTCAAACCGCTTCAGGCGGTTGAAGTGACCGCTCGCAAGGCCAATGGCGACGAAGTTCACTTCATCACCACCTGCCGCATCGACACCCCCGTTGAAGTTGAGTACTACCGCAACGGCGGGATCCTTCACAAAGTGCTGAGAGACTTGGCCAAGAGTTAG
- a CDS encoding rhamnogalacturonan acetylesterase, translating into MTLRQFNNLARRQIYFCVAAALMCRYGMADEKPVTIVLAGDSTVTDTAGWGKGFSDLLNEKAKCVNLSAGGRSSKSFRAEGRWQKCLDLKPDYILIQFGHNDQPGKGEARETDPSTTYTEFLKQYVNESREIGATPILVTSLTRRRFNEQGKITSSLVPYVTAVKKVGKELNVPVVDLHTRSIELCEKLGPEKCIEISYEQPKGGLDRTHLNTKGAKLTAPLIVNELNKVAPEMSKYFESK; encoded by the coding sequence ATGACGCTTCGGCAGTTCAACAACCTCGCACGACGACAAATTTACTTCTGTGTGGCAGCGGCTTTGATGTGTCGCTATGGAATGGCGGATGAGAAACCGGTGACGATTGTGCTGGCGGGAGATTCGACCGTCACCGATACAGCAGGCTGGGGAAAAGGATTCAGCGATCTTTTGAACGAAAAAGCAAAGTGCGTCAACTTGTCTGCTGGCGGGAGAAGTTCAAAGAGTTTTCGGGCAGAGGGACGCTGGCAGAAGTGCCTGGACTTAAAGCCCGATTACATTTTGATTCAATTTGGCCACAACGACCAACCCGGAAAAGGAGAAGCCCGTGAGACAGATCCCTCGACGACCTATACAGAATTCCTGAAACAATACGTCAATGAGTCACGGGAGATCGGAGCGACACCAATTCTGGTCACATCACTCACACGCAGAAGATTTAACGAACAGGGCAAGATCACATCGTCACTGGTTCCTTACGTTACTGCCGTCAAAAAAGTTGGCAAAGAACTCAATGTTCCGGTTGTCGATCTCCATACTCGAAGCATTGAACTTTGCGAGAAACTCGGCCCCGAAAAGTGCATTGAGATTTCCTACGAACAACCCAAGGGCGGCCTTGATCGCACCCACCTGAACACCAAAGGAGCGAAACTCACTGCACCACTCATCGTCAATGAACTCAACAAGGTTGCGCCGGAAATGTCAAAGTACTTCGAATCGAAGTAG
- the miaA gene encoding tRNA (adenosine(37)-N6)-dimethylallyltransferase MiaA: MKFPLEILQQCWFLAGPTASGKTALGIELAKRIGGEIISLDSMAIYQQMDIGTAKPTPAEQSQIPHHLIDVIAAHEDFSTADYMEQSRAACEEVLSRKKIPIFVGGTGLYLRAVLRGVFEGPEADWDYRRQLEERAQHEEANWLYSQLQSVDSATAERLHPNDARRLIRALEIHHVTGSPASELQDEGPLPKEEQPKHVYWLHPDRDWLYERINRRVELMIEQGLEEEVRSLLALDPPIGRTARQGLGYREMIDFVEGRIATIEEAIELIQTRTRQFAKRQHTWFRNLEECRAIEFPREATTASLLERFVD; the protein is encoded by the coding sequence ATGAAATTCCCACTCGAAATTTTGCAGCAGTGTTGGTTTCTGGCTGGTCCGACGGCATCGGGTAAGACGGCTCTGGGCATCGAACTGGCGAAGCGGATCGGCGGAGAAATTATTTCGCTGGACTCGATGGCGATTTATCAGCAGATGGATATCGGGACAGCCAAGCCGACGCCCGCAGAGCAATCGCAAATCCCACATCATCTGATTGATGTCATCGCAGCTCATGAGGATTTCTCAACGGCTGACTATATGGAGCAGTCCCGCGCTGCGTGCGAGGAGGTACTCTCTCGAAAGAAAATACCGATCTTCGTCGGCGGAACCGGACTCTATTTGCGGGCGGTCCTCCGAGGTGTTTTTGAAGGACCAGAAGCAGACTGGGACTATCGTCGGCAGCTTGAAGAACGAGCTCAGCACGAAGAGGCCAACTGGCTGTACAGCCAACTCCAATCTGTGGACTCGGCCACGGCGGAGCGACTTCATCCGAATGACGCCAGGCGACTGATCCGGGCTCTGGAAATTCATCACGTCACCGGGTCACCCGCCTCGGAGCTTCAAGATGAGGGGCCACTTCCGAAGGAAGAACAACCGAAGCATGTTTATTGGCTTCATCCAGATCGTGATTGGCTTTACGAGAGAATCAATCGGCGTGTGGAACTGATGATAGAGCAGGGGCTGGAAGAAGAGGTCCGCTCTCTACTTGCTCTTGATCCACCGATCGGACGGACTGCCCGGCAAGGTTTGGGGTATCGGGAGATGATCGATTTCGTCGAAGGTCGGATTGCAACCATCGAGGAGGCGATCGAATTGATTCAGACTCGGACACGGCAATTCGCAAAACGGCAGCACACCTGGTTTCGAAATCTGGAAGAGTGCAGAGCGATTGAATTTCCCCGAGAAGCGACGACAGCCTCGCTTCTGGAAAGATTCGTAGATTGA